The genomic region TGAGGTCCGCGGCGTCCACCGCGTCGTCATCCGCGACGGCGACGCCATCGGCCAGATGCTGCGCGTCATGGGCGCGCAGGGCACGGTCGTCAACTGGGAGGAGATGCGCCAGCGCCGAGAGGTGCGGGCCACCGCCAACCGCCTCGTCAACTTCGACGACGCCAACCTCCGCCGCTCCGCCCAGGCCGCCGTCGCCGCGTGCGCGCGGGTGGAGCGGGCCATGGAGATCCTCGGACCGGACATCCCCGAGCACCTCAAGTACGCGGGCGACCTGCGCCTGCGCTTCCGCGACTCCAGCCTCGACGAGCTGGGCCACCACGCGGACCCGCCGATGACGAAGGACGCCGTCGCCGGCCGCATCCGGCGCCTGCTCGCCATGGCCGACAAGAAGGCCGTCGACGAGGGCCTGCCCGGCACCGACGCGAACCTCCCGGCCGACCTCGACGACGTCTGATCCGCGATGCGTCCGTCGGTGCCGCACGCACCGAGGCGGGCGACGATCCGCTGGGCGCCGGGCGTCATCCGGCCAGGTGGCGCGGAGGGCCGCCGGACTAGACTCGATCCGTCACCCACCCCCGGCCTCTGGCCGGGAGCCCCCGGGCAATGAAGAGGAGATACACCTATGGCTGACTACACTCTCGTCGACCTCCCGTACGACTACTCGGCCCTCGAGCCGAGCATCAGCGGCCGCATCATGGAGCTGCACCACGACAAGCACCACAAGACGTACGTCGACGGCGCCAACACCGCCCTCGTCAAGCTGCAGGAGGCGCGCGACGCCGGCGACCTGACCTTCGTCAACAAGCTGCAGAAGGACCTCGCGTTCAACCTCGCGGGCCACGTCAACCACACGGTCTTCTGGAACAACCTCAGCCCCGACGGCGGCGACAAGCCCACCGGCGAGCTCGCCGCGGCCATCGACGAGTTCTTCGGCTCGTACGACAAGTTCCAGGCGCACTTCACCGCCTCGGCCCTCGGCATCCAGGGGTCCGGCTGGAGCATCCTCGCGTGGGACTCGCTCGGCCAGAAGCTCATCATCGAGCAGCTGTACGACCACCAGGGCAACCTCGCCGCGGCGACCGTGCCGATCCTGCTGCTCGACATGTGGGAGCACGCCTTCTACCTCGACTACGTCAACGTCAAGGCCGACTATGTGAAGGCGTTCTGGAACATCGTCAACTGGGCCGACGTGCAGGCGCGCTTCGACGCCGCCCGCACGAAGACGCAGGGCCTCTTCCTGCTCTCGTAGCCGCATCCGCGGGCGGCCGGTGGGGAGACCCCGGCCGCCTGCGGATCCGCACGGCAGGACTCCCGCGCACCCCGAACCTCCACCACCCACCGCCGCCCCCGAGCGCGCAGAACATCAGGAGAACACGTGACCGTCAAGA from Clavibacter michiganensis subsp. insidiosus harbors:
- a CDS encoding superoxide dismutase, whose translation is MADYTLVDLPYDYSALEPSISGRIMELHHDKHHKTYVDGANTALVKLQEARDAGDLTFVNKLQKDLAFNLAGHVNHTVFWNNLSPDGGDKPTGELAAAIDEFFGSYDKFQAHFTASALGIQGSGWSILAWDSLGQKLIIEQLYDHQGNLAAATVPILLLDMWEHAFYLDYVNVKADYVKAFWNIVNWADVQARFDAARTKTQGLFLLS